ACAGAACAAAGGGAAGACAGATTATGGAGGCAGGGCAACAGTCAGGGAATCTTCACAGTCAAAGCTACCTATGGGACTCTCAACAAAGCTCCCATTCAACTAGAACTGTGGCCATGGAAACATATATGGAAAGTCAAAATCCCATACAAAGTGGCATGTTTCACGGGGTTAGTGATAAAAGAGGCTTGTTTAACTGAAGAAAATCTGATGAAGAGAGGCTTTCTTTTGTGTTCTAGATGCCATCTATGTGGCAGGAAGGTTGAGACCAACTGCCATCTATTTTTGCATTGTGAGGTTACCTCACAAATCTggaatatttttttgtgtatgagGGGTCTCTCCTGGGCAATGCCAAAAAGCTCCTTGAGATTGCTTAAATGCTGGAACAGGGGAGGTGGTCTTCCCAGACATAAAAGCAGATGGAAGATGATACCACCGTGCATTTGGTGGACTATCTGGACAGAAAGAAATCTAAGATGTTTTGAGAGTACAGGCAGCCCAATTCAGAAGATCAAGATGAATGcccttttgttattttatttttggtgtaaagaGGAATTTACAGTCAATACTGAATCTATCCTAGAGATTTTAGAATCCTTGTAAGTTGTATAGGATATATGTTTTTTTTTCCCCCTTTCTTTCTACTTTCTCTCCTGTAAATTTGGCATTGGCACAGGCTTAGTGCCTTGTTATATGAAAATTGTTGCCATTCTCAAAAAAGAAGCGGATGAAGCAATGAATTGCAAAAGTTCTTATTTTTCAAGTCAAAATGAAAACATTTGATAGTAAAAGAATGTTCTGGCATCTCTTCGACCTAAaaccccggaataaaattcctTCTCTTGGGTAAAGTTTCTTCATTCATCTTTGGTACTAACAAGCCTTCCCTTTACTAAGCTTGGAGTGCTAGCGAATATCTCTAACTCCTCAACATACAAGCTATAATTCCTGCTTTACTAGTGTACAAATTGTTTAAGGGAAAATTGGGATTTGATTCCCTCTCCATTCCTTCTCAACCAAGAAGTGAGATCAGCGGAATCCTCTTTGCAGGGGCTTTGTGTTTTGTGAGACGACCATAATGATCAAAACCAAACTGTTCCTCAGCTTCTAACGAGCTTTGTCTACGTTCTTATATAAGTTGATGGTAAGTCTCACATCCAAAAGTTTACTAGTAAGACAAATTTAGTGGTGGCTGTTGAGAGGCAATCCACATGAAGTTTCACATGATTTTGCATATCTTAGGTTCCTTTCATGATGTCTGTTACATTTTATTAGTCCTACTCAAGCTTGGCTGTGTTTGTTCTAATACTACAGAGCAAAATGGTAGAACTGAAAAATTAGACAACCAGCGATATCCACAATGCAGTAGGTCCCATATTCAACAGCACCACATGATTCTGCCTAGCACACCTAACTAAGGTTGATAACCACAGCTTATAGTTGAAATTTATTCCCTAGCCTCAACTATAAATAAACTGCTCCCATTAGCCACATTTTGATCATCAAGCAGATAGCACAATCAAACCTTCAAAAATATCCTCAATGTTTTTCATTCCTATATTCCAAAGAAATCAATATGATCAGTGTTAAGAAACTGATCAAGCTGGCAAGGAAATGGCAAAATTTTGCAGCCAAACAGAGGAAGAGAATTTCTTTTCCAAGATCCAATTACCTTGACGCAGAAAGTTGTAGCACACCAACTTCCATTGTTGGTAAAGGGTATTTTGGTTCCTTTGGCTTATCTACAACATGAGGTAATCAGACAACTGTTGCACATGTCTGAAGAAGAGTTTGGGCTTTCAAGTGATGGACCTATTACATTACCATGTGATGCCCTCTTCATGAGCTACATCATATCACTCATCAGAAGAGGTGTACCTGCAGAACTTCAGAATGCTTTGCTTGTATCAGTTGCTTCGAGCCGATGCTCATCCGTTCTAGAACAAAGAAACCCCCAAGTGCTAGTTTATTGACCTATGATAAGTTTTGTAGTAGTCTAGTAGATACAAAATACTCCACAAGTGTACAGCATATTAAATCTCAATTATTCATCAGAATTCTATATTCTTTTCCCCAAACGGTTTAATTCTCTGATCATTAAGGAGAATCTGATTCTTTTATTTGCTTTCTAGTAGTCTTATAATTTGAATTGAACTCCACTAATTATGACAACATTAAGTGACAATGAATGAACAGACAATATGATGTGGATTATAAAATTTTATGTGGTCAACTTTGGACCAGCCTAGAAAGTTTTCACAAAACAAGCAGTGAACAATAAAGGCAGGGATCCAATCTTTTGATTTTAGAATATTACATGACAAGGATTATAACATTACAGAACTTTAATATTCTAACCAATAGGGTTATAGATTTCTGTAGGCCGCACACCCTTAATATCCAGATCGTGGCATAATCAAATGGATAAGGTGGTACTCGCAGTTCGAAAGAAAGTTGTGTCAAGAGCTGAATAAAACCATCTTCTCAAATAAGATAGAGAGCAAACTTCTATACTGAAGCAAAAGTAAAGAACCATTCTTATATCTATGTTGCAGTAGTTTTTatcaaatttatttttctcaagGAAACAATATCCCTAATTTCAATTATCAACATCCTTCACTTTCTTCTAGATAAAACCACACTATTTTGTATGAAATGATCTTTTGATCTTTCTTAATATGCACACCCCTCcaccaaagaaaagaaaaagaacaagaaagactTATTGATCTTTCTTCATATGCACACCCCTCATTTGTTTCAACACTATCAACCGAAGATTGAGTTTTCTCACTGTTAATGTGtcttttgagtaaaatttgtgaGTGTTAACTCACAATATTTTCAGTTTACAAACATTTACACTAATATCCTTGTGTCCTTGTCTAATAACTTTAATGCAGTTGTTTTCCTAGCACAACCAGCCAAGATGACAATTTAAATGTCCCCTATTTACATGATCAAGAAGGGAGCAGCACATGGTTTTGCCTTTTACCAGCATTTCTTTATCTAATTGTTTCTAAATTATTGTCATTGGTGAGAAGTCCCAAGCATGAGCTGATAACATAACTAATAGGCCTAATTAGTTGTCGACCAAAgtgaagaaaggaagaaacttaaTCTTTTATCCTTTCAAGCTAACTTCATCCACAAATTTAAGGTCCCATATCAACCTGGCCCAAAGGCATCAGCACATGGCTTTGCCTTATGTTGTTAGTAACATAACTTCAGCTCCAACTCAAAGCCTGTCTACGGCCTCTTGTATAAATAATCCTCCTTTCATGAGCCTTTCATCATAAAACAAGCATCATCAGTTCATTCATCAAAGTTCTCTAAAGTTCTAGTTTACTTTCTTGTTTCTAAACTTCCAGAGAAATGAAGATGCTCAGTACTAAGAAACTCATTAACATGGCCAAGAGATGGCAGAAGTTCGCAGCAAAGCAGAGGAAGAGGATTTCATTTCCAAGAAATGCCAGTGATACAGACAGTTGTAGTACATCCTCATCCTCTATAGTTGAAAAGGGTCATTTTGTAGTATATACAGCTGACCAAGCACGGTTCATCATTCCCTTGGCTTACCTTGAAAATGAGGTCATTAGGCAACTTTTAAGCATGTCTGAAGAAGAGTTTGGGCTACCGAGTGGTGGCCCTATAACATTACCGTGTGATTCAGACTTCATGGACTACATTATTTCACTAATCAAGAAAGGTGTATCTGCTGGAGATCTTCACAAAGCATTGCTCCTCTCAATTACTTCATGTTGCTGTTCAACTTCTTATTTGCACCAAGAAAGTAGAAATCAACAGATTCTTGTTTGTTGAGTCATGGCATCATGTTTTTTGTAAATGATAGCACAAAATAGATTGTATAGCAGTTGAAAAATAGATAACTGAAAGCTTGTACTATTACAGATGGAATAGAGCTTCATCTTGGCAATTAACCAGATCTATAGCTTCATTTTCTCAATTTGGCAACTGAGAATGTTAACTTTCAATTTGGAAATTGAAAAGCTTTTAACATTCTCATCTTGGAGTAGCACTATTATTTTATTGCGGGCAATCAACTTTGCCGATCAAAACTTACATACATATAAATGAACTTTGCCGCCTCTCGCTCCCCAAAAGACTGGTATTATTACAGAGGGAATAGAGCTTTATCTTGAAATTAACATTCAATATCATACTTGTGGTAAGACAAGATAAAATGTCAATATGGTTATCAAAAGATAAAATGTCAATACACATAAACACTAGTGAACAAGTGCATCAGGGTTATAGTATAGATACTGATATCTCTTGTCATGAGCTGGTTGCCTAGAGCTTCTTAAGAGAGGCTCTGAGATGGGGCTGGATACCAATTAGACTGGTCGCCATTTCCACAACATAAGACAGTTCACAATTCTCCACTTTAAAAACTCGACTGATCTCCTTGACCTGTCCATTAGGTAAGTGAAGTATCACATTAGTCAAAATTTCAGCAGCCTCCACCAACAATCAAGGGTTTCTTTTCTAAACTTTGATACAAAAGGCCAAGTCAGTCCTGATTGAAAAAAGAAAACTTATTGCAACTACCAAAATGCTTTCTCATTAGCCTAGAAAATTTCTTTATGTAAGGACTCTTCTTCTCTTATGAAATTTCTAGTTAGATGAGCAGCGCTGCAAGAGGAGGTTACCTTTGAAGCATTGCCAACTTCTTCGCTGTTAAGCTTCACAACTCCCTCTTTCATGTCATATGTTCCTTTCTGTAGAATCAAAGTAGAAAGATTATAATTTTATGGTTGACCAAATGGATAAACAACCCGAACACACCGACATATATAATTGACCTCCTGGATTGTCAATGAGTCTTGTTTTTTAACATCAAAAGTCACTTCAAATTACCAGCTCACTATTAGTACTGCTCGCCGAATCATGGAAAAAAATGTCCTTAGCACATCTAAAAAATCTGATAACATGAAATTTTGAGGCATGATCCATGAATCACAGAAATGAATTTAAGTGATATACATTCGACAATTTATATTTTTCAACACTATCGGTGAAACTTCACCTTCAATACCAATTACCGTATATACAGTAGGTTGATTATTGTTTCTATCAGGTTACCAATTAATGTTTGTTATATATATTTAGCTATAATTACCTTATAAGTGACTTGATACTGTAAGTATGTCCGTGCACATAACTTAAACTCCGCAGAATTAGTCTCTCAAATTTTGGTTATCGTTgcaaagtttttatgtaaaatgTCTACGGATGCAATAAATTGCATGTAATTCATAAGGAAATTAAAACACCTGGACTTCAACAAGACCAGTGCTCTGAGCAATGACGACTTCAATAGTTCCGTCGAGTTTAGGTTTCCAATATCCACTCTCAGAATGCATAGGTTGTCCGGATTTCAGGTTCCATGTCTTTTGAGAATAAGCTATCACAGGCTGATAATAAAATAAGCAAATTTTAGGCAAAATATATCACATGTACAGTCAGGAGTTCTATAAAAGGAATTTAAGCAAATTTTATGCAtgcttgttttgagccgagggtctatcagaaacagcctctctacctacACGAGGTAGGTGTAAGGCTGCATactctctaccctccccagatcctaCTTGTGAGATTACagtgggtatgttgttgttgctgaATTTATAAACATGCAAGAATGCAACACTAATTTGAACATGTCAGCTAAAACAATTTTTGAATCCCATTTGTCACTGCATTAGAAGATTCCCCTATTTGAATCAATGTGTATATATAGAACAAAACTTTTTCCCCCTACTTGCACATTACTCTGTCCTCCCATTTTATGTAGCATTATTTGACCGGGCACAGTCGCACAGAGTTTTAagcaaattttttttttaacttgtgATCTAAATAAGTAATAGATTTTTTGTGGCTATAAATATCTAATTTATTAAGGTGAAATGAAAAATAAAGGTATCATTATCTTTTACACCGACTAAAACGGAAAGTGTGCTACATAAATTGGGAAAAAAGGAGTCTAATTTCTTGAGGAATTGGATTCAATTGAATCTCCTAAATTGCATTTAGCTCCGAGATAAAACGAAGCTAAC
This sequence is a window from Nicotiana tomentosiformis chromosome 5, ASM39032v3, whole genome shotgun sequence. Protein-coding genes within it:
- the LOC104088967 gene encoding auxin-responsive protein SAUR68-like encodes the protein MKMLSTKKLINMAKRWQKFAAKQRKRISFPRNASDTDSCSTSSSSIVEKGHFVVYTADQARFIIPLAYLENEVIRQLLSMSEEEFGLPSGGPITLPCDSDFMDYIISLIKKGVSAGDLHKALLLSITSCCCSTSYLHQESRNQQILVC
- the LOC104088966 gene encoding peroxynitrite isomerase Rv2717c-like, coding for MGEINSSVFYLKRRRKKKGENERIMEEGTVSNQSETLPVHPAVKPISFLLGIWRGEGEGFFPTISSFNYSEELQFSHSPNKPVIAYSQKTWNLKSGQPMHSESGYWKPKLDGTIEVVIAQSTGLVEVQKGTYDMKEGVVKLNSEEVGNASKVKEISRVFKVENCELSYVVEMATSLIGIQPHLRASLKKL